ATGAAATTCCAGTGAGGGGTGAGCCACAGCAGGTGCCACACGGTGGATGGCCAGGGGCCATCTCTGAGTGGGTGACCACCCAACTGTGATAGAAAAGACTAGTAAGCATTGACCAGCACAGGGGCAGGGGGGTTCCCAGGAGGCAGAAGAGCACCTGTAGGGCCATGTTAGAGCAGGGACTGACCAGCTGGAGGTGGCAGTGGTGAGGTGGTGGCAGGCCATTGCCTGCTTAAGGCTACTGTTCCTACTCTTCGAAGGGTTATGGAACGAAAATAAAGGGCTTTATTTCTGCATGCAGCACGGTAAGTGGATTGGAAGGGGCAAAAGTCTATACAGAAAAGTTGTTAGAGATTTCTGAGTAATCCAGAAAAGAGGCAGCTTATACCTACGATGGTGAGACTAATTGAATAGGTACCAGTAACAAGACAGGGAGAGAATAGTTATAAAAAACAGGAGAGAGAAGTCCCAGGTTTGTAACTTGTGTAACTGGATGGAGGATGGGGACACTGTGAGGAACAACAGAAGGGCTGTGGGGAAGAGATAACACGTGTAGCCTGCCTAGTACAGAACCTCACACATAATAGGTGGCTAATAAATAGCAACCCTCCATAAAAACCCTCAGGGCTCTATGTCACTTGCAGAATTAAGTGCCAACTCCTGGTGGGGCATATAATAATCTTCACAATCTGGCTACACTCCACGTTTCCCAACCTCTCTCCCCGTATCTCCCCTCAGACCCCGTACTCCAGCCTAGCAACAGATATTTGCCTATTTGTTATAATTTCAGCTCCCATGAAGGTCTGGTTCCACTTCCAGTTCTTCAGGAATGTCTCTCTGTATTTCACCCACAGTGATCACTCTCCTTCAAATTCCTAGAGCTCTCTTCTATGACAGGCATGCACCAGTATCAAACATACCTTATAATGTGAGCTTCCAATGCATATGTCATACTTCCTAACTACACTTCCTAGCTTCCTGTTCTGTGCTCCCCACAGTGCCTTAATTATGACAAGTAGTCAATATTCACTGGCAAATCCACCAGTGGATATATTTTCAATCATGACACCCAGATTTGGGTGGGCACATCTACGTACCTTTAAGATTTCAGGGTCTGAAACCAAGGTTTCTTGTTTGACTTCAGGTTCCATATTCATGAGGTCTTGTTGTTTAATTGCAGGGTCTATACACATGAGTGCTTCTAGCTTAAATTCGGAATCTGCCCCTACAGGTAACTTTTGCTTGATTTCAGTGTGTGTACATTTGGGAACGCCTTGCTTGGATTCAAGGTGAACTTCTTGCTTGGATTCAGGATCTATACAAATGGGAATTCCTTGCTTGGGTTCAGGATCTGTACACATGGGAACTCCTTGCTTGGGTTCAGGGTCTGTACACATAGGAACTCCTTGCTTGGGTTCAGGGTCTGTACACATGGGAACTCCTTGCTTGGGTTCAGGGTCTGTACACATAGGAACTCCTTGCTTGGATTCAGGATCTATACAAATGGGAATTCCTTGCTTGGGTTCAGGATCTGTACACATGGGAACTCCTTGCTTGGGTTCAGGGTCTGTACACATGGGAACTCCTTGCTTGGGTTCAGGACCTGCACACATGGGAACTCCTTGCTTGGGTTCAGGACCTGTACACATGGGAACTTCTTGCTTGGGTTCAGGGTCTGTACACATGGGAACTCCTTGCTTGGGTTCAGGACCTGTACACATGGGAACTCCTTGCTCGGGTTCAGGGCCTGTACACATGGGAACTCCTTGCTCGGGTTCAGGGCCTGTACACATGGGAACTCCTTGCTTGGATTCAGGATCTGTACACATGGGAACTCCTTGCTTGGATTCAGGATCTGTACACATGGGAACTCCTTGCTTGAGTTCAGGATCTGTACACATGGGAACTCCCTGCTTGGATTCAGGGTCTGAACTCATGGATACCACCTGCTTGTCCAAAGTTATTAAACTCTTGGGTTTTTGGAAAAACCACGGAGATTTCTGTCCTGGCAAAAGATATGATGCCACGCCCTTATAAAAAAGAGCTTTGTTTGGTCCCAAAGGTAGCATCTCTTCTAGCTTTTTCTCACCTTGATGCAAGTGAAGAACTTTAGATATATGGTCTGCTACAGCTAAGATTATGTTACCCTTTCTGTCAAAGTTCTCCTTTACAGAGGTATAGGAAGACAAGCATTTGTACCGAAAGCTTTCAAACATGCCCTCTGGGATTATGTCATTGCCAAGTAGGCAGGCCAGAAGAGGAAGGTCTGCCAGGCTGATATCTAGACTCTCACAGAGCTTCTCTCTACAGAGCATGACAGTACTGAGACTCTCCAGGCAGAGATCACTAATTGAAAAGTAAGGACAAGTATCATAAATTAAGTAGTCAGTGTCTTCTCCAAGAATCCCAAGACAGTTATGCTGGAGGCCGTAAGATGCCACCTCATAGTCAGCCTCCTGTAAGGAACACAGGGTTTCCTGACCCAGGGTCTTCAAAGCAAATCGTGTAAAGATGGCCAGCCCCGATGGGATGAAGAACATGTTCCTGCCTGGCTGCTCCTTGTGGGACTTGATATAATGGAAAATCCTGGAGATCTCCCTATTGTTCTTGAGTCTTCGTTTCACCCATTCATCTCTTTTATCCTGCTCCACCATGCCGTCAAAGAAGAATATCAACTTGATGCCAACAGCTGTAAAAGTCTTAACAAAATCCCGCAAAGCAGAAAAGTATTCCCGCCACTGGCCACCGCAGATCCAAGATTCAGGAGTATACCAGTATCTGAGACAACACATGGCATCAACCACAATGGTAGGAGTACATCCAGGATGCTTGTTTCGGTGGTGTTCGGCCAGTTCTTTGAAATTCACTACTGTACATATATGTGGGCAGGTACTGCCCACAAATCCCTGCAAACCTCTCACACCCATAGCAACTCCTGGAAAGGatctggaaaggaaaataaattagtaattatGGCATTACTACTCGACATACAATACCTTTTAAAGCAAACACAAGACAGTATTTAATATTCACTCTCTAGTTGCAAAACACTCTAGTCACTAACAAGATATGGAACATGACATACAGGTTAGGAGCCTAAAGAGCTTTCACTGAAGACGAAGAGGCACTTTACCCAAGCGCGAGTCACCGCAGCCCACCTTCGCGAGCGTGACAGCGTTGCAACCTGCTAAAATTTGTACGAAGACTATTATTCAAGGGATTTCTCAACCAAATTAAAAACAGGGCAACAGTTTTCAAAGAAGTAATATTTTCCATCTAGGAACTCAGAAAGGAGTTAATTTTGAAAAcctaaaacatatataaatacattcaaTATCCATGTTTCTCAGAATAattttgctgaatgaaaaaagaccAAGCAGGTGTACACACCACAGGACCCATTTGTATGCAGTTCTAGTTCACTGAGTGGGGCTGATGGGAAGCACCACAGAGCAGGCAGCAGTGGTCTGGCTTGGGGCAGGCGGGAGGGAGGGGCTTACGCAATGGAAACTTTTGggatgatggatatgttcactACTTCAATTGTGGTCATGGGCTGACAGGCAAACACATGCTAACCCTTGTCAAACTGTACACCGTAAAAAAGTGCAGTTTACTGTCTATCAAGTATACCTGAATAAaggtatcaaaaagaaaaatacataaaaattcacGAGGCCAAATTTCTGTAACATTCGAATTGGTGACTGACTGAGTCTGAATGGAAAACTGCCCACTCTGAAACACAGAAACATGGTAGTTCAAAGAGTCAGAActcaaaatctggaaaaaaactAAGCAGGGTACTTTAAATGTCATTGGTCAGAAAAAATTCCATGATGACATCTCTAACAGCCTATGATTTtcactttggttttctttaagGCTCATCAGGGCTTCACATCCattgataaaacaaacaaaagtccataCTACACAGCTCCAGAACCAACGAAGCCTGTCCAGGCTTGGGACTGAGGGCAGCAGCCATCAGCTGCTGACACACATCCGCGAATGATGATTCTGGCCTCATGGTGCACACACTTCCTACCAGACAGCACCGGGCACTCAAGACACAACATCTCCAGGCTTTAAAACAACTCAGACAGGCAAAAAACTATAAGCTCCATTTCACAAAGAAACCGCAAAAATTTACTATGCTGAGAAAAGGTACACTTACACAGGACTATCTTTTAAGAACTTACTGTCTGTTAATGGACACTGGCccctaaaaaaaatttgaagttaTCTGTTTAATAGCCACTAATactgaaaatatataaacatggaGTGGACATAAATTTCACACACTTTAGTTGAACTTTAGAGAAATCTTGCTCGTTAAGttattaaatacaatgaaagacaCAATCTATAGACCCCAAACCACTGGAGAGCTATCACCAGCAAAGCATTTACCTTGGGAACATTACCAAGGTGAGTTTTTTGAAGCAGAAACTGGACTTCATAACATGATTGTTTCAACTATAAGGTAGTTCTACAGTTTGGGCCTCTGGGTATGGATCCTATGTTTACTAAGGTGACACTGTATTCCTGAAGACAGGTAGTTTTTCTCACGATATTCCAACACAGTAGTTTGGCACAGGTTTGGAAAGAGAATGGAAGAGCACAAAGAAGGGTGagtcagagtggataaaaaaaacaaTGCTTAGACTGCACAAACTCTAGGCCATTATTCTATGCCTAGCTTTGAAAAAAGCAGGCTTGCACGGTGTACTGATGATGAACGGACCAAAGGCAAATCTTACAGATTTGGACTCTTTCTCTATGGTGAGATGAGACTCCACAGGTTCCATAGTGAGTGCTAAGCATCTGACAGAGCCCACTGCCAGCACCTGGGGATATCCGCCCACCAAGCCCACCAGTGGCCAGTGGGCCCTCCTTGTTAGTCACTGGCTTGCTCTAGACACACATGAAGATAAAGCTGAAGCAAAATAGAACCTGCCTTCAGTCCCAGCTCCCACAGACGTGGGTTCCCATTGGGCAGCAGCTCTGCCACATTTGGGTTGGCTGCCTTCCCTTACCGATAAAAAGGGATTTTTGTTTCAAGCATTTTTCTACTAAAACTGCAAGTGACAACATTGAGTTGCTCAAAACACTCTCCTCTTTATTTTGGGAGAAGTCAGGCTCAGCCTCTGCTTTGATTTTATTCAaatgttttcctcctttcccacccAGCAGTGAAAAGCTCACTATTATAATGAAACATGTACTGGTTTTTCCTCTTTCACACTGCCAATTTCTCACATTTTGAATCACAAATTACCTCAGGAATGTTACGTTACAATGTGCTCTTCTATggcatttacaaaaaaaattttggatGAGCAAAGACCTGGGAACTTGTGACACTGGATGATGCCTTCCGGTACTGCAGCTCTTCAAAGCTTCCAGTGCTCACGCCACCCACCCCTCAATGCACTTAGTGTGGTGTGAAATGAAATGCCTAAAAAAATAAGTTCCTTATGATTTTGATaacgttttcttttttcctgctgactttgttgtaagaatacagtatgtaatacatgtaACACATAAAATGTGTGAATCGACGTTATCAACACGGCTTCCcatcaacagtaggctgttagtagttaagttcttGAGGGGTCAGAAGTTATCTGTGGATTTTTGGCTGTGCGAAGGGGCCAATGCCCCTAACTTCTGCGTTGCTGAACAGTCAACCCCACTgaagttttttattctttaaaggtAGTTTTAAAAGATCATTGCAAATATATTGcaaatgtacacatatatacaattttCATTATTTAGATAATTGTTGTGTAGGAAAAAACCAGATGTCTCATTAGGGAGGAGTCTTACTGCCCAAAATGGAATCTGGGAATCACTTCCATTAATTTGGGCCTTCTCAGGGCAAATGACATCACTCTGTCATATCTCCAATACCCAGCACTGTCTCCAGCATGGCCGGGGCCCCGTAAGTACTtgtgaatgaatgactaaatgaagGCACTGAAGGGCAGGTGTATAAAGAGAAATCAGGAATCAATAAGTTTACAGACTGCAGGCAAAGAAAGAGTAGGAAGCAGTCACTGCCCTCCAGTAGTTGACAAACTGGTTTGGGAAACAAAGCATCAATGCAGGAAAGCTTATGAAGGAGGGGCCAGCAGGCATAGGAGTAGAGCTGGAGTGAGTCACACTGGAAGGGGCCTCACTCCTAGACACCATTCCTTCTGTACAGCTGGACCAATCCCAACATCCTGGGTTACcataaaatgaggaaagagaagtcCGGAAGCTCCTTTATTCACAATCTTTCACCTGACAGAACGCTGAAGAGTGCCATGCTTCAGCACAGACATAGCAACCTGTCTGCCACGGATGGAAGGGGACAGAGTCCCTCTGGACACAGCGACAAATGGACTCATGGCAGCCcacagattggggggggggtgacggACCACATACATACTTCCCATGCAGAGAGCAGTGTTTGCAGGACAATCAGTAGCAACGGCAGTGACCACCTGAAAGCACACCCAGCATCCAACAGTGTCAAAGCATAATTTCCAAAAGCTAAAAGACAACCCATGCACACATAAATTAATGAGGGAGGCCCCAAGATGGGAAACTTGTTCAGAGGGCGCTAAAGAGCTGTAATTGACTGAAATAAGTATTTTCGGTTGGAGACAAATCAGGTTGAAGTCCTACAGAGCAACGAAATCAAAacctttgggtttatttttatcagacaaaaataaaataaaataaataaagtaaaaatcaacaaattaaCATGTAACATCAGTGTCTGGGCTCTAATCAAGAGTGACCAGCAAAGTCAGAGAGCTACATTTGGTCGGAAGACTGAACAGCCTTGGGTGACTCTGTTGAACAATGGCCCATGTGACAGTGACAACATAAAAACATGCAGTCCTTTTCCCTGGCTTCACTTCCAAGTGTTAGGTAATATTTCCTCCCCTGGTAACACGCCGGCTGGGCCTACGCCCTCAGGGAGGGCCTCCTGTGGCTTGACGTGGAGCATCTGAGGTCTGTtcttcttcccctgcctccccactaACCTCCCCTACAAACAGAAGTGTATGGGACCCCTTTAAGACAGTAAGGGAAGACCAGGGACTAAAAACTCCCAAGAAATGAATGCTTACTCCACACCAGCATACGGGGCCATGTTAGCTCAGGGTTTACTGAGTATTTATGAATGCACAAACCAGATGAATGAGTAAGCTAAGAGTGGCTGCCACCTGGGTTGGTCTCCAAGCTTCAGAGGACCACCACCCAGGGCTCATTAAACTACTGACAAGACACTCTCCTGAACCAGATATCAATCAGGCTCCTCTGGGCCCTCCTTTCAACTAGGCCTCAACCTTGGGCTTCCTGGCTGAGTCCAGTTTCAGCAAGAGTCCTGCTGAGTCTGTCTGGAGAAAATTCCTACCCTTGATAGACGGTCAAGATCTGATCAAAGGCTGCATGCCCTTGGTTCTCATGGACCCCCCCCCTCTGCTGGCAGGCTACAAATCCCCAGGTGTCTGCTGTGTTCAAAGCTGAGCCCTAGTTTTCTCCCCTCGTGCAACAGTCTTAAGTCTTCCTTACTGTTTTAGCAAGTGTCAGAATATTCTTCCTCAACACTGCATCTCTAAGAAGCTTattcaaaagagaaatggaaagccTAGAGTTACTATGATGTACGCTGGGTGTCCAGGTATAGATGCCCAGTCTCGGGGTGTCCTGGAGGACCCTCCAGAACACAGGCCATGGTCACTGGTGCATGGCTAATGTAGACACTCAGTACTCGGTAGGATGACTCCTCTTAGCTGTGTCCTAGGGAGAAGTGACAGAAACTAGGCAGTACAGTCGATAAAAGGAAAGGCTCTAGTGAGTTCAAATTCTAACCTCTACTTAATAGTGGTAAAATGTTGAGCAAGTTACTTTATTCTATAAGCTTCATTTTTCATATCTAAAAAG
The DNA window shown above is from Ursus arctos isolate Adak ecotype North America unplaced genomic scaffold, UrsArc2.0 scaffold_13, whole genome shotgun sequence and carries:
- the FAM120B gene encoding constitutive coactivator of peroxisome proliferator-activated receptor gamma isoform X1; the protein is MGVRGLQGFVGSTCPHICTVVNFKELAEHHRNKHPGCTPTIVVDAMCCLRYWYTPESWICGGQWREYFSALRDFVKTFTAVGIKLIFFFDGMVEQDKRDEWVKRRLKNNREISRIFHYIKSHKEQPGRNMFFIPSGLAIFTRFALKTLGQETLCSLQEADYEVASYGLQHNCLGILGEDTDYLIYDTCPYFSISDLCLESLSTVMLCREKLCESLDISLADLPLLACLLGNDIIPEGMFESFRYKCLSSYTSVKENFDRKGNIILAVADHISKVLHLHQGEKKLEEMLPLGPNKALFYKGVASYLLPGQKSPWFFQKPKSLITLDKQVVSMSSDPESKQGVPMCTDPELKQGVPMCTDPESKQGVPMCTDPESKQGVPMCTGPEPEQGVPMCTGPEPEQGVPMCTGPEPKQGVPMCTDPEPKQEVPMCTGPEPKQGVPMCAGPEPKQGVPMCTDPEPKQGVPMCTDPEPKQGIPICIDPESKQGVPMCTDPEPKQGVPMCTDPEPKQGVPMCTDPEPKQGVPMCTDPEPKQGIPICIDPESKQEVHLESKQGVPKCTHTEIKQKLPVGADSEFKLEALMCIDPAIKQQDLMNMEPEVKQETLVSDPEILKVARAHHVRAESYLVYNIMSSGEIECSNTLEDALDQALPSQAFVYRPVRQRVYSLLLGDGRDGASTCPTVKEWFVYSGNPLRHPDLVRPLQMNIPGGTPNLKLLWLNQEPGIQARRLDALLGCFDLSSSREELQAVENPFKALCCLLIYLFVQVDTLCLEDLHAFIAQALCLQGKSTVQLVDLQLDYIDPRAVQLGSLLVRGLTTLVLVNSACGFPWRMSDFMPWNIFDGKLFHQKYLQAEKGYSVEALVEQNRSRLTKFHTLKSVVCKACVKENRRIVSKQHWRSHQPGRWGRQGSGSHRTSSGYSRAGQGQHWRDQGPGNRQYEPDHWRRYPSSSGLQLRVPDNSA
- the FAM120B gene encoding constitutive coactivator of peroxisome proliferator-activated receptor gamma isoform X5, producing the protein MGVRGLQGFVGSTCPHICTVVNFKELAEHHRNKHPGCTPTIVVDAMCCLRYWYTPESWICGGQWREYFSALRDFVKTFTAVGIKLIFFFDGMVEQDKRDEWVKRRLKNNREISRIFHYIKSHKEQPGRNMFFIPSGLAIFTRFALKTLGQETLCSLQEADYEVASYGLQHNCLGILGEDTDYLIYDTCPYFSISDLCLESLSTVMLCREKLCESLDISLADLPLLACLLGNDIIPEGMFESFRYKCLSSYTSVKENFDRKGNIILAVADHISKVLHLHQGEKKLEEMLPLGPNKALFYKGVASYLLPGQKSPWFFQKPKSLITLDKQVVSMSSDPESKQGVPMCTDPELKQGVPMCTDPESKQGVPMCTDPESKQGVPMCTGPEPEQGVPMCTGPEPEQGVPMCTGPEPKQGVPMCTDPEPKQEVPMCTGPEPKQGVPMCAGPEPKQGVPMCTDPEPKQGVPMCTDPEPKQGIPICIDPESKQGVPMCTDPEPKQGVPMCTDPEPKQGVPMCTDPEPKQGVPMCTDPEPKQGIPICIDPESKQEVHLESKQGVPKCTHTEIKQKLPVGADSEFKLEALMCIDPAIKQQDLMNMEPEVKQETLVSDPEILKVARAHHVRAESYLVYNIMSSGEIECSNTLEDALDQALPSQAFVYRPVRQRVYSLLLGDGRGGTPNLKLLWLNQEPGIQARRLDALLGCFDLSSSREELQAVENPFKALCCLLIYLFVQVDTLCLEDLHAFIAQALCLQGKSTVQLVDLQLDYIDPRAVQLGSLLVRGLTTLVLVNSACGFPWRMSDFMPWNIFDGKLFHQKYLQAEKGYSVEALVEQNRSRLTKFHTLKSVVCKACVKENRRIVSKQHWRSHQPGRWGRQGSGSHRTSSGYSRAGQGQHWRDQGPGNRQYEPDHWRRYPSSSGLQLRVPDNSA